One genomic window of Oncorhynchus kisutch isolate 150728-3 linkage group LG24, Okis_V2, whole genome shotgun sequence includes the following:
- the LOC109869462 gene encoding OTU domain-containing protein 3-like, which yields MSRKQTGKPLRGSNRKCDAERKRDERVTRRAIAKDRKNRPQDGDEGEEFVSFSNQLQALGLKLREVPGDGNCLFRALGDQLEGHSRGHLRLRQETVQYMMAHRQDFEPFVEDDVPFAQHLSNLSQPGTFAGNDAIVAFARSQQLKVVIHQLNTPLWEINGSEKLVGRELHIAYRYGDHYDSVRPIGDNSESPAQLRLENLHNSSGQREFGDGQRDRRKAPSPTPSEEDNVILSSLKNRGPNCEEENLFQLSAATINAEWLVDSELAVQVCHGQCASGSCSACRQAATECSEHKAPPDGGNIHTSKASNKQRKEQQRLEKKKRQEERHRQKVLQSKGTPDQNQNLSEPVTLVPALNTLSI from the exons ATGTCTAGGAAGCAGACAGGAAAGCCACTGCGTGGCAGCAACAGAAAGTGTGATGCTGAGCGAAAGCGGGATGAGCGGGTCACGCGCAGGGCAATCGCCAAGGACCGCAAGAACCGGCCCCAGGACGGGGACGAGGGAGAGGAGTTTGTCAGCTTCTCCAACCAGCTCCAAGCGCTGGGGCTCAAACTTAGAGAGGTGCCTGGAGATGG TAACTGCCTGTTCCGGGCTCTGGGTGACCAATTGGAGGGACACTCTCGAGGACACCTGCGCCTGCGCCAGGAGACTGTGCAGTACATGATGGCACACCGGCAGGACTTTGAGCCCTTTGTGGAGGATGATGTGCCCTTCGCCCAGCATT TGTCAAACCTCTCCCAGCCTGGTACGTTTGCTGGCAATGATGCCATCGTGGCGTTCGCCCGTAGTCAACAGCTCAAGGTGGTCATTCATCAGCTCAACACCCCACTGTGGGAG ATAAATGGCTCTGAGAAGCTGGTTGGCCGAGAGCTACACATTGCCTATCGCTATGGAGACCATTACGACAGTGTACGACCAATCGGGGACAACTCTGAGAGCCCTGCTCAGCTGCGTTTGGAG AATCTTCATAATTCGAGTGGGCAGCGTGAGTTTGGTGACGGCCAGAGGGACAGACGGAAAGCCCCCTCGCCCACCCCCTCCGAGGAGGACAATGTGATCCTAAGTTCCCTGAAGAACAGGGGCCCAAACT GTGAAGAGGAGAATCTATTTCAGCTGAGTGCCGCCACCATCAACGCTGAGTGGCTGGTGGATTCTGAGCTAGCTGTCCAAGTGTGTCACGGCCAGTGTGCCTCTGGTTCATGCTCAGCGTGTAGACAGGCAGCGACAGAGTGCAGTGAGCACAAAGCACCACCAGATGGAGGCAACATACACACATCCAAG GCTTCAAACAAGCAGAGGAAAGAGCAGCAGCGCTTGGAAAAGAAAAAGCGACAGGAGGAAAGACATCGACAGAAGGTTCTTCAAAGCAAAGGAACACCTGACCAAAACCAGAACCTCTCGGAGCCGGTCACTCTAGTGCCAGCTCTAAATACACTTagtatatag